In Lycium ferocissimum isolate CSIRO_LF1 chromosome 3, AGI_CSIRO_Lferr_CH_V1, whole genome shotgun sequence, the genomic window CTAACAAGGATGAGTTTGTTTAACAATGAGTTAACTGGACATATTCCAAAAGCATCATGGCATGTTTAGCCTTCAAGAACTTTACCTAGATAGCAACAAGATAGAAGGAACCATACCAGATGTTATCTGCAAGTTAGAGAATCTTGGTGCATTAGGCTTGTCAGGAAATCAGTTTTCTGGTTCCGTGCCACCATGCTTAGGGAATGTTACCAGCTTAAGGTATCTTTTTCTAGCTTACAACAGGCTGAATTCAAGGTTACCTGCAAGCTTGGGGAGCCTTCAAGATCTCATAGAATTCGATGtttcatccaattttttgaGTGGGAAAATCCCCCAGGAGATTGGAAATTTAAAGGCTGCAATACTCATTGAtttgtcaaaaaataaattttctggAAACATTCCTAGCACTCTAGGGGGTCTAGACAAATTGATTAATCTTTCTTTGGCACATAATAGATTAGATGGGCCTATTCCAAATTCATTTGGCAAAATGTTGGCGTTGGAATTCTTGGATTTGTGCTATAACAATCTTAGTGGTGAAATTCCAAAATCTTTAGAAGCTCTTGTGTATCTCAAATACCTGAACTTCTCATTCAATAAACTTAGTGGAGAGATTCCCACTGGTGGTTATTTTGCAAATACCACAAGTCAATCTTTCTTGTCCAATGATGCACTCTGTGGTGACTCCCGGTTTAACGTGAAACCATGTGTCATCCAATCTTCCATGAGGAAAAAGGCATTCTTGGTTTCGTACATCATTTTGGGAGTAGGTCTGTTATTTCTTGTACTAGCCCTCACATATGTATTTTTAAGATTGCGAAGGACGAAGAAGAATATAGGTCAAACGGAGATGTGTCTTTGTAAAAGGGCACGAAAGAATTTCCTATTATGAACTGGAACAGGCAACAAACGGATTCGATGAAAGCAACTTGCTTGGTAATGGGAGTTTCAGCATGGTCTACAAAGGGATACTTAAGGATGGTACCCTTTTCGCAGTAAAGGTCTTCAATGTGCAATTGGAGGGTGCATTCAACAATTTTGACACAGAATGTGAGATACTTCGAAACCTTCGCCACAGAAATCTGATCAAAGTCATAACAAGCTGCTCCAACCCTGATTTTAAGGCCCTAGCGTTGGAATACATGCCCAATGGGACACTTGATAAATGGTTATACTCTCACaacttgttcatgaatttattgcAGAGATTAGATATAATGATAGATGTTGGATCAGCAATGGACTATCTCCATAATGGTTGTTCAATACCTGTGGTGCATTCTGACTTGAAGCCAAACAATGTCTTGCTAGATCAAGAAATGGTTGGTCATGTCAGTGATTTTGGCATTGCAAAATTGTTAGGTACAGGGAAGGATTTTGTTCAAACAAGGACAATTGCAACTATTGGATATATTGCTCCAGGTATAttagaaattttaaaagttttcatattttttaaatactcAAATAATTCTTTTCCCTACATATAGATTGATTCTATTAGTTTTAGCATATTCCACGATAACTAGGAAGGTCTTCTGATCATTTTTCACCATGATTGCAGAGTATGGACAAGATGGAATAGTATCGATGAGCTGCGATGTTTATAGTTTTGGCATCCTGATGATGGAGACATTCACAAGAACAAAACCAAGTGATGAAATATTTACTGGAGACTTGAGCATACAACGTTGGGTTAGTGATTCCTTCCCAAGTGAAATTCATAACGTGGTGGATTCTAATTTGGTACAGCCATGGGATGAACAAATCGACGCAAAGATGCAATGTTTGTCATCTATCATGGAATTAGCTTTGAGCTGCACTTTAGCGACACCAAATGCAAGAATTAGCATGAAAGATTCTCTTTCAACACTTAAGAAGATTAGGTTCCAGTTTGTTAGTAGTCGGCACTAGATGGAATGAGACTGTCTACTCTTGTATGTTATTTGATTACCTATACTAGTTACATTAAACTTTCAATTTTGCACAATTATTTAAGTGTGTTTAATCACGGTTATAGGAACTCGTTTCTTTATACATGTAGTCCTGATGATATATGGAAGTTGAAACTGAGAAGTATATGGTTGTTATGTTGCCAATGACTAAGCCAATCATCTGTTGGATCAGAGTGATATAAGTGAGAACTATGAGAATGGACATGATCTGTCAATCCCCCCTCAACAACTGGACATTCATGGTTCCtagaaaaacaacttttatgtAGAAAATATAAAGGTCACCATCACTGCATGCATAGGATTTTTAAATTCACATCGTCATAACTGACTCTTTTCTAAATATCTTTAAATAGCATATCTTGTAaacgaaaaggaaaaaaattggtacATATAATTTGTTAAGTTCATAAGCCGCTGTGTTGAATGATTCTATAAGAATTAATTCAAAGGACGTTTTTGCGCCCAAAAAATGTCTGTACTATGCTGTTATTGAATTACACAAACCATCAAGTTCATAATGCACTAAAGACCATTGTAAAATATTCCATTCCATTGAAATTCCAGACTAGTTTCCTAATTAGCTTTACGACTTAAGAGAATTCTAGCCCTTGTACAGAATTTTGTTTACATTTCTTAAATACCAATTGTAAAGGTTCGGCCTAAACATCGAATTAAAATCCTAAGTAGACTCAGTTTTCAAATTATTTaacatattttgaaatatttgatataTGTTCTAAGCTATCCAACATATAGAATTTTAAGACAAAGAATG contains:
- the LOC132049007 gene encoding receptor kinase-like protein Xa21, which translates into the protein MVGADERKGYQITKALVKREIPVELGNLKKLQRLNCFQNELTGSIPPSIFNVSTLQILALSFNKFSGPIPNSLGNLEYLEYLNLGMNHFFSDSTLSFLTSLTNCRNLRSLTFDDNPLDGVLPASVGNLSDSLQSFEGNHCKLKGIIPQDIGNLTGLTRMSLSGNQFSGSVPPCLGNVTSLRYLFLAYNRLNSRLPASLGSLQDLIEFDVSSNFLSGKIPQEIGNLKAAILIDLSKNKFSGNIPSTLGGLDKLINLSLAHNRLDGPIPNSFGKMLALEFLDLCYNNLSGEIPKSLEALVYLKYLNFSFNKLSGEIPTGGYFANTTSQSFLSNDALCGDSRFNVKPCVIQSSMRKKVKRRCVFVKGHERISYYELEQATNGFDESNLLGNGSFSMVYKGILKDGTLFAVKVFNVQLEGAFNNFDTECEILRNLRHRNLIKVITSCSNPDFKALALEYMPNGTLDKWLYSHNLFMNLLQRLDIMIDVGSAMDYLHNGCSIPVVHSDLKPNNVLLDQEMVGHVSDFGIAKLLGTGKDFVQTRTIATIGYIAPEYGQDGIVSMSCDVYSFGILMMETFTRTKPSDEIFTGDLSIQRWVSDSFPSEIHNVVDSNLVQPWDEQIDAKMQCLSSIMELALSCTLATPNARISMKDSLSTLKKIRFQFVSSRH